The Apodemus sylvaticus chromosome 5, mApoSyl1.1, whole genome shotgun sequence genome has a segment encoding these proteins:
- the Dbh gene encoding dopamine beta-hydroxylase: protein MQPHHSHQPCWSGLPSPSVREAASMYGTAVAIFLVILVAALQGSEPPESPFPYHIPLDPEGILELSWNVSYVQETIHFQLQVRGLRAGVLFGMSDRGEMENADLIMLWTDGDRAYFADAWSDQEGQIHRDSQQDYQLLQAKKTPNSLTLLFKRPFVTCDPKDYVIEDDTVHLVYGILEEPFQSLEAINTSGLHTGLQRVQLLKPEVPTPAMPEDVQTMDIRAPDVLIPDSETTYWCYITELPLHFPRRHIIMYEAIVTEGNEAMVHHMEVFQCTPESEDFPEINGPCESKMKPERLNYCRHVLAAWALGAKAFYYPEEAGVSFGGSESSRFLRLEVHYHNPRKIQGRRDSSGIRLHYTAALRRYDAGILELGLVYTPLMAIPPQETAFVLTGYCTDKCTLKALPDSGIHIFASQLHTHLTGRKVVTVLVRNGREREVVNRDNHYSPHFQEIRMLKKVVTVHQGDVLITSCTYNTENKTLATVGGFGISEEMCVNYVHYYPQTQLELCKSAVDDGFLQKYFHTVNRFGSEEVCTCPQASVPQQFASVPWNSFSRATLKALYDYAPISMHCNKTSAVRFPGEWNLQPLPKVTSTLEEPTPRCPIRQPQSPANPTVVITSPGGRC from the exons ATGCAACCTCATCACAGCCACCAGCCTTGCTGGAGCGGTCTCCCAAGCCCCAGCGTCCGTGAGGCGGCCTCCATGTACGGCACCGCCGTGGCCATCTTCCTGGTCATCCTGGTGGCTGCGCTGCAGGGCTCGGAGCCTCCAGAGAGCCCCTTCCCCTACCACATCCCCCTGGACCCTGAAGGGATTTTAGAGCTCTCATGGAACGTCAGCTACGTCCAGGAGACCATCCATTTCCAGCTCCAGGTGCGAGGGCTGAGGGCTGGGGTCCTGTTTGGAATGTCGGATCGAGGAGAGATGGAGAACGCGGACCTCATCATGCTCTGGACTGATGGCGACAGGGCCTACTTTGCG GATGCCTGGAGTGACCAGGAAGGGCAGATCCATCGGGATTCCCAGCAGGACTACCAGCTGCTCCAGGCAAAGAAGACTCCAAATAGCCTAACCCTGCTCTTCAAGAGGCCCTTTGTCACCTGCGACCCCAAGGATTATGTCATTGAG GATGACACCGTCCATCTAGTGTACGGGATCCTGGAAGAGCCATTCCAGTCGCTGGAGGCCATCAACACCTCGGGCCTGCATACAGGGCTGCAGCGGGTGCAGCTTCTGAAGCCTGAGGTCCCCACTCCAGCCATGCCTGAGGATGTACAAACCATGGATATCCGGGCCCCTGATGTCCTCATCCCCGACAGTGAGACCACATACTGGTGTTACATCACTGAGCTACCCCTGCACTTCCCCCGACGCCACATCATCATG TATGAGGCCATTGTCACGGAGGGCAATGAGGCCATGGTGCACCACATGGAGGTCTTCCAATGTACACCTGAGTCTGAGGACTTCCCCGAGATCAACGGACCCTGTGAATCCAAAATGAAACCTGAGCGACTCAACTACTGTCGACACGTGCTGGCGGCATGGGCCCTGGGCGCCAAG GCATTTTACTACCCAGAAGAAGCTGGTGTCTCCTTTGGGGGCTCGGAGTCCTCCCGGTTTCTCCGATTGGAAGTTCATTACCACAATCCAAGGAAGATCCAAG GCCGGCGAGACTCCTCTGGCATCCGCCTACACTACACAGCTGCTCTCCGACGCTATGACGCGGGCATCCTGGAGCTTGGACTAGTGTACACACCCTTGATGGCCATCCCCCCGCAGGAGACTGCCTTTGTGCTGACCGGCTACTGCACTGACAAGTGCACCCTGAAG GCACTGCCGGACTCTGGAATCCACATCTTTGCCTCCCAGCTTCATACACACCTGACTGGCCGGAAGGTGGTTACTGTGCTTGTCAGGAATGGCCGAGAGAGGGAAGTGGTGAACAGAGACAACCACTACAGTCCCCACTTCCAG GAGATCAGAATGCTGAAGAAGGTTGTGACAGTCCACCAG ggggACGTCCTCATCACTTCGTGCACGTACAACACAGAAAACAAGACGCTGGCCACGGTG GGAGGGTTCGGAATCTCGGAGGAGATGTGTGTCAACTATGTGCACTACTACCCCCAGACACAGCTGGAGCTCTGCAAAAGTGCCGTGGATGACGGCTTCCTACAGAAATACTTCCACACAGTAAACAG GTTCGGCAGTGAGGAGGTCTGCACCTGCCCTCAGGCCTCTGTCCCCCAGCAGTTCGCCTCTGTGCCCTGGAACTCTTTCAGTCGTGCAACACTCAAGGCTCTGTATGACTACGCTCCAATCTCCATGCATTGCAACAAGACCTCTGCTGTCCGCTTCCCG GGTGAGTGGAATCTGCAGCCTCTGCCTAAGGTCACCTCCACTCTGGAAGAACCCACCCCACGCTGCCCCATCCGACAGCCTCAGAGCCCGGCTAACCCCACTGTGGTCATCACATCCCCCGGAGGAAGATGCTGA